A region from the Peromyscus leucopus breed LL Stock chromosome 9, UCI_PerLeu_2.1, whole genome shotgun sequence genome encodes:
- the Lpar6 gene encoding lysophosphatidic acid receptor 6 — protein MVSSNGSHCPYDDSFKYSLYGCMFSMVFVLGLISNCVAIYIFICALKVRNETTTYMINLAMSDLLFVFTLPFRIFYFATRNWPFGDLLCKISVMLFYTNMYGSILFLTCISVDRFLAIVYPFRSKTLRTKRNAKIVCIAVWFTVLGGSAPAVFFQSTHAQGNSTSEACFENFPAATWKTYLSRIVIFIETVGFFIPLILNVTCSSMVLRTLNKPVTLSRSKMNKTKVLKMIFVHLVIFCFCFVPYNVNLILYSLMRTQTFVNCSVIAAVRTMYPITLCIAVSNCCFDPIVYYFTSDTIQNSIKMKNWSVRRSDSRFSEVQGTENFIQHNLQTLKSKIFDNESAI, from the coding sequence ATGGTAAGCTCCAACGGCTCCCACTGCCCTTACGATGACTCCTTTAAGTACTCTTTGTATGGGTGCATGTTCAGCATGGTGTTTGTGCTTGGGCTGATATCCAATTGTGTTGCCATATACATTTTCATCTGTGCCCTCAAAGTGAGAAATGAAACGACAACGTACATGATTAACCTGGCAATGTCAGATTTGCTTTTCGTCTTTACTTTACCATTTCGGATTTTTTACTTTGCAACACGGAATTGGCCATTTGGAGATCTTCTCTGTAAGATTTCAGTAATGCTGTTTTACACCAACATGTACGGAAGCATTCTGTTCTTAACCTGTATCAGTGTAGATCGATTCCTGGCAATCGTCTACCCATTTAGGTCGAAGACTTTAAGAACTAAACGAAATGCAAAGATTGTTTGCATTGCTGTGTGGTTCACAGTGCTGGGAGGAAGTGCACCCGCAGTTTTCTTCCAGTCGACCCACGCTCAGGGTAACAGTACCTCAGAAGCCTGCTTTGAGaacttcccagcagccacatggaaaACCTATCTCTCCAGGATTGTGATTTTCATTGAAACAGTGGGGTTCTTTATCCCCTTAATTTTGAACGTAACTTGTTCTAGTATGGTGCTAAGAACTTTAAATAAACCTGTTACATTAAGTAGaagcaaaatgaacaaaacaaaagttttaaaaatgatttttgtacACTTGGTCATATTCTGTTTCTGCTTTGTGCCCTATAACGTCAACCTTATTTTATACTCTCTCATGAGAACACAGACATTTGTTAACTGCTCTGTGATAGCTGCAGTGAGGACAATGTACCCAATCACTCTCTGCATCGCTGTTTCCAACTGTTGCTTTGACCCCATTGTTTACTACTTCACTTCAGACACAATTCAGAATTCAATAAAGATGAAAAACTGGTCTGTTAGAAGAAGTGACTCCAGGTTCTCTGAAGTGCAGGGCACCGAGAATTTTATCCAGCACAACCTACAAACCTTAAAAAGTAAGATATTTGATAATGAATCTGCAATCTAA